The DNA sequence ATGACCACTCGACAGGTGCACAACGTGGTCAACCGATGGTCGGAGAAAGACGCTCGGCTCACCCGCTGGCGCGCCGAGCTGGACGTAGAAGAAGTAAGTGAATAGTGAACACTCTTGACCCCATTTCTGACCCCATTTCTGACCTCTTGACCCCATTTCTGACCGACCCCATTTCTGACATTTCCTTGACCCCATTTCGTCTGTTCGCGATGTGCTACGCTTCCCTCCATGGCGGGCTCCAAGATCGGCCGGTGGCTCAAGCTCGCGGGGATGACGACGTCGGTCGCCTCGAGCTACGCGGGCGTGCGCGTCTTGCGGGCGCTCGGCTTCTCCGAGAAGGTGCAGGAGATGCTCCCCGAGACGAACGCGAAGGTCGGCGCGCGGATCGCCCGAACGCTCGGCGAGCTCAAGGGGCCGGTGATGAAGCTCGGCCAGATGGCGTCGCTCTCCACCGATCTCTTGCCGCGGGAGATCGCGGAGCCGCTCGCGAGGCTGCGCAAGGACGCGCCGGCCGTGCCCTACTCGGTCATCGCCCGGCAGATCGAGGCCGAGCTCGGCGCGCCGCCGGAGGCGCTCTTCCTTTGGTTCGACAAGGAGCCTTACGCCGCCGCGTCGATAGGCCAGGTGCACCGCGCGACGACCGAGGACGGCCGCGCCGTCGCGGTCAAGGTGCAGTACCCGGGTGTCGACGCGTCGGTGCAGGCGGATCTCTCGCACATGCGCTTCGCCCTGCGCGCCGCGGGCCTGCTGCGCAAGCGGCCCGAGCTGTTCGACCGGATGCTCGAGGAGCTCTCGGCGCGGCTCCACGAGGAGCTCGACTACCGCCGCGAGGCGGAGAACGCGGAGGAGCTAAGGGCGTTCCACGCGGCGGACAGCTTCGTCCGAGTGCCTGCCGTCGTCGCGGAGCGGAGCGCCGCGCGCGTGCTCACCCTGACGTTCGAGGGCGGCGATCCGATCGAGATCGCGCGGACCTACCCGCAGGAGGTGCGCGACCTCCTCGGCGAGCGGCTCATGCTGCTCCTCTTCCGCGAGCTGTTCGGCGCGTCCCTGATGCACGCGGATCCGAACCCGGCCAACTTCGCGTTTTGCGCGGACGGCACGTTCGCGCTGTACGACTTCGGCGCGGTGAAGCGGTTCTCGCCCGAGGAGCTCGGCGGCGTCCGCGACGTGATCGCGGGCGCGATCGCCGAGGACTACGCGATGGTGGACGCCGGCATGCGCGCGGTCGGCGCGCTCTCCTTGGACGGGCCGACCGCCGATCCCGCGGTCTACAAGGCGTGGCGCGATCTCGTCGCCCCGGTGTTCGACGATCGGGCGCCGTTCGACTACGGCGCGTCGCGCCTGCACCACAAGATCCTCGTGAAGTTCCCGGAGTACAAGGAGGCCGCGCGCTCGTTCCGCCTGCCGGTGGGGCTCATGCTCGCGCAGCGCGCCTTCGCCGGCCTGTACGGCAACCTGCGCAACCTCGGCGCCAG is a window from the Pseudomonadota bacterium genome containing:
- a CDS encoding AarF/ABC1/UbiB kinase family protein; the encoded protein is MAGSKIGRWLKLAGMTTSVASSYAGVRVLRALGFSEKVQEMLPETNAKVGARIARTLGELKGPVMKLGQMASLSTDLLPREIAEPLARLRKDAPAVPYSVIARQIEAELGAPPEALFLWFDKEPYAAASIGQVHRATTEDGRAVAVKVQYPGVDASVQADLSHMRFALRAAGLLRKRPELFDRMLEELSARLHEELDYRREAENAEELRAFHAADSFVRVPAVVAERSAARVLTLTFEGGDPIEIARTYPQEVRDLLGERLMLLLFRELFGASLMHADPNPANFAFCADGTFALYDFGAVKRFSPEELGGVRDVIAGAIAEDYAMVDAGMRAVGALSLDGPTADPAVYKAWRDLVAPVFDDRAPFDYGASRLHHKILVKFPEYKEAARSFRLPVGLMLAQRAFAGLYGNLRNLGARVNGGAVLARAMDQGAG